CTGGTAGACTGAATATGACATGGTATGAGGATGAATCACAGCTGCCTGACATCATGGATTACGACATTATTCATAACGGTACAACCTATATGTATCATGAAGGTCCAGTCCTGTATCCCTTTGGTCATGGATTAACCTATTCGGAATTTGAGTATAAGGCGATTCGAGTGGAGCGGGCACAGGGATCTTCTGGAGATGATGTGCTGAAGATTGAAGTGCAGGTCGAGAACAAAGGGGCACGTGCCAGCGATGAAGTGGTGCAGGTGTACGGGCACGCCCAAACTTCACGGGTGAAGCGACCACAACGTCAGTTGATCGCTTTCCGACGCATTCATCTTGCTTCTGGCGCCGTGGAAACTCTATCTTTCGAAATTCCTGTTCAAAAACTGGCCTTCTGGGATGTAACTCGAGACAAATATTGTCTTGAATCCGCCGCCTGGTCGATCATGGCTGGACGTTCCTCAGCAGATATTCGTCAGACCGCAGAAATTCTCATCGAGGGTGAAACTATTCCTGCACGCGCGCTGAATCTGCCTACATTTGCGGAAAATTACGATGCATATGCAGGCGTTCTGTTGGATGAGTGTCTGGAAGGGCGTTCAGCCGTCCGAGCCATTGCTTCAGGCGAACCGCTGTATCATGAAGGTCGTTCTTCCTGGATTTCATTCCACGACAATGTTTTCCGGCAAGCTAGTGCGTTTGAGGGTCGGGTGGCAGCCTTCGGAGAGGGTGGCGAATTGGAGATTCGGGCGGAAGGTCCGGAAGGCCCACTGCTCGGCACTTGTGTCGTTCCTGGTCCCGCTGGAACAGTCAACGGGAAGAATCTTCAGTGGAGCACAGTTCGCTTTTCCCTGAAGGGAGAGCGTGAGATTGACCAGCTCTGCATTGTTTTCAGGGGCGGTGCAGCCCTTCAGCAATTTGTGTTGAAATAAGTTGATTTGTTGATCTTCATAATGCATGGCCAAAAGGCTGTCCTGGCACTGAATTTAGTGCGACAGCCTTTTTGCGCTGTTATCCCCAGTGACCTTTTTTACATAGGCCGTATATTCAACTGCAGAACAACCCACAATAACGTTGTTGTTTTCTGATTCTGTAAAGGTGGTTGAGGTATGAAAGATAAAAAGTGGGACCTCGTCGCACTCGCTTCCATCCCGGTTATTATGACACTGGGTAACTCTATGCTGATCCCCATCCTTCCGCAGATTGAGCGTGAATTGAAAGTGTCCTCATTCAAGGTCAGCATGTTAATTACGGTTTATGCGGTCGTCGCAATCCTGCTCATTCCACTTGCAGGATATCTGTCGGATCGATTCGGCAGGAAAGCCGTTATTATCCCCAGTCTCATCATTGCAGCCGCAGGAGGCGCGGTAGCAGGAGGAGCAGCCTGGATGCTAGATGGAAATGTGGCATACTGGAGTATTCTCGGTGGCAGACTTTTGCAAGGGATAGGAGCAGCAGGGGCTTTCCCGATTGTCATTCCATTGGTGGGTGATATGTTCGATGATGAAAACGAGGTAAGTAAAAGCCTTGGCATTATTGAAACCTCGAATACCTTCGGCAAGGTACTAAGTCCGATTTTGGGTGCAGCTTTGGCTGTATGGATTTGGTATTTGCCTTTTATGGCTATTCCGGTACTTTGTGTGCTTTCATTGGTTCTGGTTATTTTTCTGGTGAAAACACCCAAGAGGAAGGAAGAACCAAAGAGCTTTCCCGAATTTGTTGCTTCCATCCGCAGTGTGCTGAAAGAAAAGGGCCGCTGGCTGTATGCGATTTTTGCGATTGGCGGTATTTGCATGTTTGTTCTCTTTGGTGTGCTCTTTTATCTATCGGAGACGTTGGAATCGGAGTTCAAATTAAAGGGTGTACTTAAAGGACTTGTACTTGCTATACCACTGGCAGCCTTGTGTCTGGCGTCTTTCTTTGCTGGAAAATGGATAGGAAAGAACAAGACACGGATGAAATGGCTTGGTTTTATCGGACTTGCTGTTTTAACTGTATCTCTTGGCGTGATCGGGCTTTTTGACAACATTTATGTAGTTGTTGGTTTGTTCACCCTTGGTGGAGCGGGAATAGGCGCTACGCTGCCATGTCTGGATGCTATGGTTACTGAAGGGGTGGACAAGGAACAACGCGGCACCATCACGGCGTTATTCAGCAGCATGCGTTTTATCGGTGTGTCTCTCGGTCCTCCTGTCGTGTCATTGTTGATCTCTTCCCACCATTTCCTTCTGTTTGGTATTCTCGCCGCGTCGGGGGCGGTGGGAGGGCTACTCACGTTATTGGCAGTCAAGCCAGATAAGGGAAATCAGCCCACATCAGGCAGTGGTCAAAATCAACGTGAACGTGATTATGATGAAGTGAAACAGCCCAGTGGTTATCTGCCGGGGCGGAGAAAGAAAAGTCCACTCTGAATTAAAATATAAAAACGCGTTTACTCTGAGGGATGTATCTTTCCTCACAGAGTAAACGCGTTTTAATGAATCGAAGGATAACAGTGTAGTTACATCAATTATCTTTTTGCTGAGTAGTTGTGTTCTTCTCGGTTGCAGTCTCGGTAAGCTCATGCCGATCGGAATCCTGGGCAGCGATATGTGTATGCGTCAATAACGGATGCACAGGCACCGCAAACCCTCCATTTCGTTTCCCTTGAATCAGGTATATCAGGAGGAATAGAATCATGAACACAATGGAATAACGGTACATATCGGTATAACTGGTTATGGAAGCAATAGCGCCCAGCAGAAGTGCTCCCAGAGCAATCCCCAGATCCAGCGTATTCAGAAACATGCCGTTAGCCATACCGCGCTGTGAAGGGGAGACAATCTGAATCATCCAGGTCTGCATGGAAGACTGTATTGAACCATATCCAATTCCATATAAAAATGCAGCGACAAACAAGATGGACATCGACGAAGCGTAAGAGAGCGTGATCAGTCCAGCAGCGATGAATATCGCTCCGGGAATCAGTAAGGCTTTTGGACCTTTACTGTCATAGATCCGACCTGCAAACGGTCTAACCAGCAGTACAGCGAGAGCATTAAACAAAAAGAACAGTGCAGGGTTAGCCAGGTTGGCTTCCTTTCCGTACAAAACGATGAATCCGACCAGTCCGCCATACGTGATGGACAGTAAACAATTCAGTACACTTGGCAGAATCAGTTTGCGATTGAAAGGCGTCTTTACTTTGGTGCCTGATATCGCAGCTGTTCCAACAGGAGGTGTTGGTATCACCTCATCATTGACCCTACGAGCTTTCTTGCGTGTCAGTGAATAGCTGAGCGGATAGATGACCACAATAACACCTGCCGTACATAACATGAGTGTCATGAACCCGGCACCCTGAAGCAACGTGACCCCAATAATGGGACCCATGGACATGGCCAGACTTGTAGACAGGCCGAAATAGCCCATACCTTCACCCATCCGTTTCACAGGCACAATATCCGACGCCATAGTCGGGAAAGCCGTGCTACTCATACCGAATCCGATACCGAACACCATGCGCAGCAATAACAGGACCGCAATCCCAGCAGCAAAATAATATCCAAGTGTAGCGAGTAAGGCAACTGTCAGGCCAATATAGATCATGGCATTACGAAGACCCTTCTCCAATGCTTTGGCTGAATAGAGCCGGGCAGCAATGGCGCTAAGGGCAAAAAGACAGGTGAAGAGGCTGACTTCAAAGGCATTGGCGTGAAAACGGTCCTGCACATAAGAAGGCAGTGGGGATACAATCATGTGGAGTTGTAGAAAGAGTAGAAAGTTACATAACATGAGCAGGATAAAATCGGTGGTCCATAGTTTGACTTGCGATGATTGTGATTTCATTAGTTGTTCATTCCCCCTGGTGTAAAATTCGTTACAGGTTGCTGTTCATGAGGGAAAGAGTATGTCTAAATGCTTCCATCTGGTCTTCGGGTATACCTTCAATCAGATTTTTATTCATTTCTCTTTCGAGCGGAACAAGCTGGTCAAGCAATATCTTTCCTTCATCGGTCAAGTAGAGCAAGTAGGCTCTGCGATCCTGTTCGCTGGTCCGGCGTTCGACCCAGCCTTTCTTTTCCAACAGATCAATAATGCGGGCAGTTGTGGGCTGGTCCTTATAAACGCGATTGGCGACTTCCTTCTGGTTCACGCCTTCGCCTCTGCCGATATTGAACAGAACGGAAAACTGCTCTGTCGTAATATCATAGGGTTTGAATCGTATGGCTAGTACAGCCGACGCCTTGCGATGTGTCATGCCCAGCATGAATCCAATGGATTGATCGAGTGAATAATCGTTCCCCATATAATCCTCTCTTTCTTAAAATAAAAATAGTCTCAATTCATTTACTTGTTATAACAACTATATGCTAAACATTTAATTTTGTCAAAACGGATTTATGAATATCGGCGTCATGATAACACCCTTTCATATGAGATTGGCAGTGGAATAATGTTTTATGTGAACATTGAAATATGCAAACGTTGGTAAATATTGATAAAATAGAAGTGCCGCTGTATCGCGGTAATTGGGCCACATGATGGTGAGGTTACGAAGACGAATCCGCTCCAGCTGATTCTGGAGCTGACTGAGGAGAGCTGAGTATGCTGAAGAACATTCCCGCAATAATACCTCCGGAACTGCTGAAGATCATGTCTGAAATGGGTCATGGAGACGAACTAGTACTGGCTGATGGCAACTTCCCCGCAGCCAGTCATGCCCAGCGGTTGATTCGCTGTGATGCGCTGGGTACCGTGGAGTTACTGGATGCCATTTTAAGTTTGTATCCACTCGATACGTACGCTGAGCGTCCAGCAGCCGTTATGCAGGTCGTCAAGGGGGATCAGGTGGTGCCTATCATCTGGGAAGACTATCGCAGGCTGATCCTTGACCATGAGGGCATCACGGATGCCTTTGATCATGAAGAGCGTTTTGCTTTTTATGAGCGGGCTTCTCGCGCCTATGTCATTGTTGCAACCGGTGAACGTGCGCAGTATGCCAATTTGATTTTGAAAAAAGGTGTCATTTTTCCAGATACAGAG
This window of the Paenibacillus marchantiae genome carries:
- a CDS encoding MFS transporter — encoded protein: MKDKKWDLVALASIPVIMTLGNSMLIPILPQIERELKVSSFKVSMLITVYAVVAILLIPLAGYLSDRFGRKAVIIPSLIIAAAGGAVAGGAAWMLDGNVAYWSILGGRLLQGIGAAGAFPIVIPLVGDMFDDENEVSKSLGIIETSNTFGKVLSPILGAALAVWIWYLPFMAIPVLCVLSLVLVIFLVKTPKRKEEPKSFPEFVASIRSVLKEKGRWLYAIFAIGGICMFVLFGVLFYLSETLESEFKLKGVLKGLVLAIPLAALCLASFFAGKWIGKNKTRMKWLGFIGLAVLTVSLGVIGLFDNIYVVVGLFTLGGAGIGATLPCLDAMVTEGVDKEQRGTITALFSSMRFIGVSLGPPVVSLLISSHHFLLFGILAASGAVGGLLTLLAVKPDKGNQPTSGSGQNQRERDYDEVKQPSGYLPGRRKKSPL
- a CDS encoding MFS transporter gives rise to the protein MKSQSSQVKLWTTDFILLMLCNFLLFLQLHMIVSPLPSYVQDRFHANAFEVSLFTCLFALSAIAARLYSAKALEKGLRNAMIYIGLTVALLATLGYYFAAGIAVLLLLRMVFGIGFGMSSTAFPTMASDIVPVKRMGEGMGYFGLSTSLAMSMGPIIGVTLLQGAGFMTLMLCTAGVIVVIYPLSYSLTRKKARRVNDEVIPTPPVGTAAISGTKVKTPFNRKLILPSVLNCLLSITYGGLVGFIVLYGKEANLANPALFFLFNALAVLLVRPFAGRIYDSKGPKALLIPGAIFIAAGLITLSYASSMSILFVAAFLYGIGYGSIQSSMQTWMIQIVSPSQRGMANGMFLNTLDLGIALGALLLGAIASITSYTDMYRYSIVFMILFLLIYLIQGKRNGGFAVPVHPLLTHTHIAAQDSDRHELTETATEKNTTTQQKDN
- a CDS encoding MarR family winged helix-turn-helix transcriptional regulator yields the protein MGNDYSLDQSIGFMLGMTHRKASAVLAIRFKPYDITTEQFSVLFNIGRGEGVNQKEVANRVYKDQPTTARIIDLLEKKGWVERRTSEQDRRAYLLYLTDEGKILLDQLVPLEREMNKNLIEGIPEDQMEAFRHTLSLMNSNL
- a CDS encoding RbsD/FucU family protein encodes the protein MLKNIPAIIPPELLKIMSEMGHGDELVLADGNFPAASHAQRLIRCDALGTVELLDAILSLYPLDTYAERPAAVMQVVKGDQVVPIIWEDYRRLILDHEGITDAFDHEERFAFYERASRAYVIVATGERAQYANLILKKGVIFPDTEPYPQAKKVELN